Proteins found in one Methanospirillum hungatei JF-1 genomic segment:
- a CDS encoding ATP-binding protein, producing the protein MILRDDITKIVKSQRNSIINRNQGVIRHDIIKIHPHQNFAIILSGIRRCGKSTLLVQMMKKEENFYYLNFEDPRLIDFTIQDYEVLEEVFHQEYGFHDLYFFDEIQNLSGWEYYIRHLLDSEKKVIITGSHASLLSRELGTKLTGRNLRLELFPFSYQEYLEYTHKEDSDTSFNDYLFTGGFPEYIRVGLEEVLQNLLLDIIARDIIYRNNIKNPALITEIAVYLLGNIAREMTLSQLQKIFSAIGSVTTIASYISHLEDAYILFTLPRFSYSHKSRQINPKKVYAVDNGLIYANTTGFTEDYGRLLENLVFIMLRKKYRELFYFREKHECDFIVKEKTKVTRAIQVCYEVTSRNKDREIRGLLEAMEMFDLKEGYILTGKQEDLLTVDGRTIILMPARSFAG; encoded by the coding sequence ATGATACTCAGGGATGACATTACAAAGATAGTCAAATCCCAGAGAAATTCAATAATTAATAGGAATCAAGGAGTTATCCGACACGACATTATAAAAATACATCCTCATCAGAATTTTGCGATCATCCTTTCAGGTATAAGGCGATGTGGGAAGAGTACACTTCTTGTGCAGATGATGAAAAAGGAGGAAAACTTCTATTATCTGAATTTTGAAGATCCACGACTAATCGATTTTACTATTCAGGATTATGAAGTGTTAGAGGAGGTATTTCATCAGGAGTATGGATTCCATGATCTGTATTTCTTTGACGAAATCCAAAACCTGTCCGGGTGGGAATATTATATCCGGCATCTCCTGGATTCTGAAAAGAAAGTCATTATCACCGGATCACATGCATCTTTACTGAGTCGTGAACTTGGGACCAAACTCACCGGCAGGAACCTGCGACTGGAATTATTCCCCTTCTCATATCAGGAATATCTCGAATATACTCATAAAGAGGATTCTGATACCTCATTCAATGACTACCTCTTCACAGGAGGCTTCCCGGAGTATATCCGAGTGGGCCTGGAAGAAGTATTACAAAACCTGCTTCTGGATATTATTGCAAGAGACATTATCTACCGTAACAATATTAAAAATCCTGCACTCATCACTGAAATTGCCGTGTACCTGCTTGGAAATATCGCCAGGGAGATGACACTATCACAATTACAAAAGATCTTTTCAGCGATAGGATCGGTCACAACCATTGCCTCCTATATCTCCCATCTGGAAGATGCCTACATCCTCTTTACTCTGCCACGTTTTAGTTATTCTCATAAGAGCAGACAGATCAATCCTAAAAAGGTATACGCTGTCGATAACGGACTTATATATGCCAACACCACAGGTTTTACTGAAGATTATGGAAGGCTTTTAGAGAACCTTGTATTTATCATGTTACGGAAAAAATACAGGGAGTTATTCTATTTCAGGGAAAAACATGAATGTGATTTTATTGTAAAGGAAAAGACCAAAGTCACCAGAGCAATTCAGGTCTGTTATGAAGTAACCAGCAGGAATAAAGACCGGGAAATAAGGGGTCTTCTTGAAGCGATGGAGATGTTTGATCTGAAAGAGGGGTATATCCTTACCGGGAAACAAGAGGATCTGCTCACCGTCGACGGGAGAACAATTATCTTAATGCCTGCTCGTTCCTTTGCAGGGTAA
- a CDS encoding PocR ligand-binding domain-containing protein, translating into MESDTILTTGVSPGEFKLYKCKNNLWDSATPVIVGGHHLANLFVGQFLFDDQPFDRELFRKQAEKYGFDMEAYLAALDEVPRWNHDQVTKS; encoded by the coding sequence ATTGAGAGTGATACCATTCTGACAACCGGTGTGAGTCCTGGTGAGTTCAAACTCTATAAATGTAAAAATAACCTCTGGGATAGTGCAACACCAGTCATAGTTGGGGGCCATCATCTGGCTAATCTCTTTGTTGGTCAGTTTCTCTTTGATGATCAGCCTTTCGATAGAGAATTATTCCGAAAACAGGCAGAGAAATACGGTTTTGACATGGAAGCATATCTTGCTGCATTAGACGAGGTTCCCCGATGGAACCATGATCAGGTCACAAAGTCATGA
- a CDS encoding Rpn family recombination-promoting nuclease/putative transposase — MKDSDHQYKRIFSHPRMVADLIRGFLDPALADGCDFSTLKRCNGSYITDDLREREDDIIWKVTYGERTLILYILIEFQSKPDYAMPVRIMTYMGLLWQDLIRTKVINPIKPLPAIMPIVLYNGKQPWSVPEDIKKTINAPEPLHTFVPSVPYLLIDELRLSVHHLVEVRNLSACLFRLEQSAGPLELIELGFRLNQWMEKDPGLAEMRRDFSLFFENTLMRDQDIPIPNPFVGGTMLAEKVDKWIAAYKAEGKAEGKAEGKAEGRIEGMAIILERMKKAGMSVAEIAKITGMPEEEIRSLI; from the coding sequence ATGAAAGACTCAGATCATCAATACAAGCGAATATTCAGTCATCCCCGGATGGTTGCAGATCTTATACGGGGTTTTTTGGATCCTGCCCTTGCTGATGGCTGTGACTTTTCGACTCTGAAACGGTGTAATGGGAGTTATATCACTGATGATCTCAGGGAGCGTGAAGACGATATCATCTGGAAGGTAACATACGGGGAAAGAACCCTCATTCTTTACATCCTCATCGAATTCCAGTCCAAACCAGATTATGCCATGCCAGTTCGGATTATGACATATATGGGTCTTCTCTGGCAGGATCTTATACGGACAAAGGTCATAAACCCGATTAAACCGTTACCGGCAATTATGCCAATAGTCCTTTACAATGGAAAACAACCCTGGAGTGTGCCGGAAGATATCAAAAAGACTATTAACGCGCCTGAACCACTTCACACATTTGTCCCGTCAGTTCCATACCTGCTGATTGATGAACTCAGACTATCTGTGCATCACCTGGTTGAGGTCAGAAATTTATCAGCATGTTTGTTCAGACTTGAACAGTCGGCAGGGCCGTTGGAACTTATAGAACTTGGATTCAGATTAAACCAGTGGATGGAAAAAGATCCTGGACTTGCTGAGATGAGAAGGGATTTCTCGTTATTCTTTGAGAATACCTTAATGAGAGATCAGGATATACCTATACCTAACCCGTTTGTTGGAGGGACTATGTTAGCTGAAAAAGTAGACAAGTGGATTGCAGCATATAAGGCTGAAGGGAAAGCTGAAGGGAAAGCTGAAGGGAAAGCTGAGGGCAGAATTGAAGGAATGGCAATTATTCTGGAGCGGATGAAAAAAGCAGGGATGTCAGTTGCCGAGATCGCAAAGATAACAGGGATGCCAGAGGAAGAGATCAGATCTCTGATATGA
- a CDS encoding ATP-binding protein translates to MLEEDLKKEELLSYFHTILLRDIMGRYKLRNYDILLILVEYLLKNDTNQNNIHSISKALSIRYETTHDYIDYLKQVYFFFEVRNFHYSLKKQLVSDIKFYALDTGFVNSVAFSFSENIGRLYENVVCNALIRKGRQIFFFRDATHECDFIVKEGNKITKAVQVC, encoded by the coding sequence ATGCTTGAAGAAGACCTGAAAAAGGAAGAGTTATTGTCATATTTTCATACGATATTGCTCAGGGATATCATGGGGAGATATAAACTGCGTAATTATGATATCCTGCTCATATTGGTTGAATATCTTCTCAAAAATGATACAAATCAGAATAATATCCACAGCATCAGCAAGGCCCTTTCAATACGTTATGAAACAACCCATGACTACATTGATTATCTGAAACAGGTGTATTTCTTCTTTGAAGTCAGAAATTTTCATTATTCTCTGAAGAAACAATTGGTGTCGGATATAAAATTTTATGCCCTTGATACCGGATTTGTAAATTCAGTTGCTTTTTCTTTTTCGGAGAATATTGGAAGACTGTATGAGAATGTCGTATGTAATGCACTCATCAGAAAAGGGAGACAGATATTTTTCTTTCGTGATGCTACTCATGAATGTGATTTTATTGTGAAGGAGGGAAACAAAATCACGAAGGCAGTTCAGGTCTGCTAG
- a CDS encoding ATP-binding protein: protein MAILHDWNYWYRDFPQFIPRPEYQEKMQRLRRSDEIIVLTGMRRSGKSTLLKQEMEDLARNHDKTQLLYINFEDPRFPPAMDTSILDQILATYRENINPDKEVYLFLDEVQNVQSWEKWVVTAYELQKARIYLTGSSSALLSGEIASSISGRYLKIDVYPLTFQEYLLFHDISCTSITEYTTNRTMINRLFTGYLT from the coding sequence ATGGCAATTCTCCATGACTGGAATTACTGGTACAGGGATTTCCCACAGTTTATTCCCCGGCCAGAATATCAGGAGAAGATGCAGCGGTTGCGAAGGTCTGATGAGATCATTGTGCTGACCGGCATGAGGAGAAGTGGAAAATCAACACTGCTCAAACAGGAGATGGAGGATCTTGCCAGAAACCATGACAAGACCCAGCTCCTGTACATCAATTTTGAGGACCCGCGGTTCCCACCCGCTATGGATACTTCAATACTTGACCAAATTCTTGCAACATACCGGGAGAATATAAATCCGGATAAAGAGGTTTATCTGTTCCTTGATGAAGTGCAGAATGTCCAATCCTGGGAAAAGTGGGTTGTAACGGCCTATGAATTGCAAAAGGCCAGAATATATCTGACCGGATCATCATCCGCACTCCTTTCCGGTGAGATTGCCTCATCCATCAGCGGGCGATATCTCAAAATTGACGTGTATCCATTAACGTTTCAGGAGTACCTGCTCTTTCACGACATATCATGCACCAGTATCACTGAGTATACCACAAACCGGACGATGATTAACCGTTTATTTACCGGATACCTGACCTGA
- a CDS encoding methyl-accepting chemotaxis protein produces MNGKTRTSDIASLQNILDATSSSIQIIGPEGVYIDCNAATYAMFRANTVEDIIGKPPSILSPEKQRNGTDSNEGAAQFIQMAFSGEVVSFEWEHKRLDGSIFPCQVTLQLIEYEGKTCLMATIVDITDVVALRKKSEFIIANAPTPIIDLKPDLSITYANHAFAVLTDKSIEEIQKMKVTDFDVRNRAGGSLAEGIETKSQVHGDLDAVVASGTKHLQYYYTPFFAEDGNLLSIFAYYIDKTEEKNAVRDIIALTEQSQAGSLDARVDPAPYSGELKLLMEGINGTLDSIISPLNVAAEYVDRISKGDLPPRITEEYNGDFNEIKNNLNNCIDAIHQLISDAGMLSVAAVEGRLETRADVTKHLGDYRKIVEGINNSLDAVITPLRDAGAVLERMAVNDHTKAMDESAYLGDFVSLASNINAVRDRVNHIAGSIEKISHGDLSELAEYRQIGRRSEQDRIVPGFIKAFENLQALTRDTTMLVDAASQGNFNVRADVSRHEGEYRRIIEGINATVDTIADKVAWFESILDAIPFPVSVTDLNMNWTFLNPATAKMANVDKKQAIGTQCNRWNANICRTKDCGIECLRAGKRETFFEQEGGFFKVDVGYVKDASGKDIGHVEVIQDITAIKKVEKYLDESVRNISYCLGMFANGKTDFEVRIPESDQYTDDVRKKIVDLTVNLHRARDSVKNLVVQAKSLAKGAIQGDLKNRADITQVTGDFAEVLSGINDTLESVVTPVQEAIRVANEYANANFSARVDSSLKVAGDWVGFKTALDNIGIQICDAIGAINKQILELASNAEEATASVEEVSAGAQQIARNTGSVSANAEQGDDGITQVLKAMEDLTITVGEVSQRAEKVSHSATEANQFSKEGIDLAKKSESAMKGITGSTSEVDQIVREINQQMEEIGKIVRLITDISNQTNLLALNAAIEAARAGEAGRGFAVVAAEVKSLAQDSRASAENIADMIANLQAKAKKANDAIIAAGTAVEDGNHALEETVSAFTKIAESIEDITRNAMDMASSSEEQAASVEEITASVNEVSVLIQGTAREAQDAAAATEEASASIEQIGRVVANVSGIAESISREMTKFKI; encoded by the coding sequence ATGAATGGAAAAACTCGAACCTCAGACATCGCCTCACTTCAGAATATCCTGGATGCGACTTCTTCCTCAATCCAGATAATCGGACCTGAAGGGGTCTACATTGATTGTAATGCGGCTACGTATGCAATGTTTCGTGCCAATACTGTCGAGGACATCATCGGCAAACCTCCATCGATCCTCTCGCCTGAAAAACAAAGGAATGGGACCGATTCAAATGAGGGGGCTGCACAATTCATCCAGATGGCATTTTCCGGTGAAGTTGTCAGTTTTGAATGGGAACATAAACGGTTAGACGGGTCCATATTTCCCTGTCAGGTAACTCTCCAACTCATTGAATATGAAGGAAAGACCTGTCTTATGGCTACGATTGTTGATATAACCGATGTTGTCGCGCTCAGGAAAAAATCAGAGTTTATTATCGCCAATGCCCCGACTCCGATCATCGATCTCAAACCGGATCTCTCAATAACGTACGCAAACCATGCGTTTGCCGTTCTGACTGATAAATCCATCGAAGAAATTCAGAAGATGAAAGTTACCGATTTTGATGTCCGGAACCGGGCAGGCGGATCCCTTGCTGAAGGGATCGAGACGAAAAGCCAGGTGCATGGGGATCTGGACGCGGTGGTTGCCAGTGGGACTAAACATCTTCAGTATTATTACACGCCATTTTTTGCTGAAGATGGTAACCTCCTCTCGATTTTTGCATATTATATCGATAAGACAGAAGAGAAGAATGCAGTCCGTGATATTATTGCCCTCACTGAACAGTCTCAGGCTGGAAGTCTTGATGCCCGGGTGGATCCGGCACCGTATTCAGGGGAACTCAAACTTCTCATGGAAGGAATCAATGGGACTTTGGACAGCATCATTAGTCCATTGAATGTTGCAGCAGAATATGTAGATCGGATATCAAAAGGCGATCTCCCACCCCGGATTACTGAAGAGTATAACGGGGATTTCAATGAGATTAAAAATAATCTGAATAATTGTATCGATGCGATACACCAGCTGATCAGTGATGCCGGTATGCTCTCAGTAGCGGCAGTCGAAGGTCGCCTTGAAACACGGGCCGATGTAACAAAACACCTGGGAGATTACCGGAAGATTGTTGAAGGGATAAATAATTCTCTGGATGCCGTTATCACACCGCTTCGGGATGCCGGGGCTGTTCTTGAACGGATGGCGGTAAATGACCATACGAAGGCCATGGATGAATCTGCATACCTGGGTGATTTTGTCTCTCTTGCATCGAATATTAATGCTGTCCGTGACCGGGTAAATCACATCGCAGGTTCAATTGAGAAGATCAGTCACGGAGATCTTTCAGAACTTGCAGAGTACCGGCAGATTGGAAGACGTTCAGAACAGGATCGTATCGTTCCTGGTTTTATTAAGGCATTTGAAAACCTTCAGGCATTAACCCGGGATACAACCATGCTTGTCGATGCAGCATCGCAGGGTAACTTTAATGTCCGGGCTGATGTGAGCAGGCATGAGGGTGAATACCGTCGGATTATTGAAGGAATCAATGCGACAGTCGATACGATTGCAGATAAGGTAGCCTGGTTTGAGTCTATTCTTGATGCAATCCCATTCCCGGTTTCTGTTACCGACCTGAACATGAACTGGACATTCCTGAATCCTGCCACGGCTAAGATGGCAAACGTAGACAAAAAACAGGCTATAGGGACTCAGTGTAACCGGTGGAATGCAAATATCTGCCGGACAAAAGATTGCGGTATTGAGTGTCTCAGGGCAGGGAAGAGAGAAACCTTCTTTGAACAGGAAGGAGGATTTTTCAAAGTTGATGTGGGGTATGTTAAGGATGCTTCAGGAAAGGATATCGGACATGTTGAAGTTATTCAGGATATAACCGCAATTAAGAAGGTTGAGAAATATCTTGATGAATCGGTTCGGAATATCTCATACTGCCTTGGTATGTTTGCAAATGGAAAGACCGATTTTGAAGTCCGAATCCCTGAATCAGATCAGTATACTGATGATGTCCGAAAGAAGATCGTTGATCTGACCGTCAATCTTCATCGTGCACGGGATTCCGTGAAAAACCTGGTCGTTCAGGCAAAAAGTCTTGCGAAAGGAGCCATTCAGGGAGACCTGAAAAACCGTGCAGATATCACCCAGGTCACCGGAGATTTTGCAGAGGTTCTGAGCGGGATTAATGATACACTGGAATCTGTCGTCACCCCGGTCCAGGAAGCGATTCGTGTCGCAAATGAGTATGCCAATGCAAATTTCAGTGCACGGGTTGATTCATCCCTGAAGGTGGCCGGAGACTGGGTCGGATTTAAGACCGCTCTTGACAACATCGGCATTCAGATCTGCGATGCCATCGGAGCGATTAATAAGCAGATCCTTGAACTTGCTTCGAATGCAGAAGAGGCCACCGCAAGTGTTGAGGAAGTATCTGCCGGTGCACAACAGATTGCCAGAAATACCGGGAGTGTCAGTGCCAATGCAGAGCAGGGAGATGACGGAATAACCCAGGTTCTCAAAGCCATGGAGGATCTGACAATAACCGTCGGTGAGGTTTCACAACGGGCTGAAAAGGTCTCCCATTCTGCAACGGAGGCAAACCAATTCTCTAAGGAGGGTATAGATCTTGCGAAAAAGTCTGAGTCTGCTATGAAGGGAATTACTGGTTCAACAAGTGAGGTGGATCAGATTGTTCGTGAGATTAATCAGCAGATGGAGGAGATTGGAAAGATTGTCCGTCTCATTACAGATATATCCAACCAGACCAATCTCCTTGCCCTCAACGCTGCAATTGAGGCTGCACGGGCCGGAGAAGCTGGTCGGGGATTTGCTGTTGTTGCTGCGGAAGTAAAGTCCCTTGCCCAGGATTCCCGTGCATCAGCTGAGAATATAGCGGACATGATCGCAAATCTGCAGGCAAAGGCAAAGAAGGCAAATGATGCGATAATCGCTGCAGGAACTGCGGTTGAAGACGGGAACCATGCACTCGAAGAAACAGTCAGTGCCTTTACGAAGATCGCTGAATCAATTGAGGATATCACCCGGAATGCGATGGATATGGCGTCATCATCCGAAGAACAGGCTGCATCGGTTGAAGAGATCACGGCAAGTGTGAATGAGGTATCCGTTCTGATTCAGGGTACTGCCAGGGAGGCTCAGGATGCGGCTGCTGCAACCGAAGAGGCATCGGCTTCGATTGAACAGATTGGCAGGGTTGTTGCAAATGTGAGTGGGATAGCCGAGAGTATCTCAAGGGAGATGACGAAATTTAAAATTTAA
- a CDS encoding 4Fe-4S binding protein, with translation MVLSSVPQFFGLIYALIAVPLIFYLYKKGLFRPAVQIVLLVLSTLLGFLIFAPVLPYQFQQVLFGEIRKLGMPLEAILFFLFLFILLTVIGGRAYCSAVCPIGAIQELLSKVPTPKIAIPWKRSVLIIHIVVFVLFVWFALFFPNFQFKCIGMKYFFFLEYTSVKFYLFAGIMLLGLFIYRPFCRFICPYGLFLTLASYFSLMRLTRTDACISCKQCEKVCPVGEAYADSNKSECFLCGRCTQVCPVKGALVYQKRK, from the coding sequence ATGGTTCTTTCATCTGTCCCACAATTTTTCGGTCTTATATATGCTCTTATTGCAGTCCCTCTCATCTTTTATCTCTATAAAAAAGGACTTTTCAGACCTGCGGTTCAGATTGTTCTGCTGGTTCTGTCAACCTTGCTTGGGTTTCTTATATTTGCTCCGGTTTTACCATACCAGTTTCAACAGGTTCTTTTTGGTGAAATTCGGAAATTAGGAATGCCCTTAGAAGCCATCTTGTTTTTCCTGTTCCTCTTCATTCTGCTGACTGTAATTGGAGGGAGGGCATATTGTAGTGCAGTCTGTCCTATAGGGGCCATACAGGAGTTACTTTCGAAAGTCCCGACTCCAAAGATAGCGATTCCCTGGAAACGGTCTGTTCTTATCATCCATATTGTTGTTTTTGTGTTATTTGTCTGGTTTGCCCTGTTTTTTCCGAATTTCCAGTTCAAATGTATTGGCATGAAATATTTCTTTTTCCTTGAATATACCTCCGTGAAATTTTACCTGTTTGCAGGTATCATGCTCCTTGGGCTCTTTATCTATCGTCCATTTTGCAGATTTATCTGTCCATATGGGTTATTTCTTACTCTGGCTTCGTATTTCTCACTCATGAGGCTTACCAGGACCGATGCCTGCATCTCCTGTAAACAATGTGAGAAGGTTTGTCCTGTTGGTGAAGCATATGCCGATAGTAATAAGTCGGAATGCTTCCTATGCGGGCGATGCACACAGGTATGCCCGGTAAAAGGGGCATTAGTCTATCAAAAAAGAAAATGA
- a CDS encoding nucleotidyltransferase domain-containing protein, which produces MKNIQEIPLNNSRIKDAIERYLTLIRKKYEDRIEEFILYGSVARSENNEKSDVNLLTIGTDDSCEVEFDIIGLSFDVFMETGIDISPKYRSRKQFDEYCSFSFLQNVIHDGVRIA; this is translated from the coding sequence GTGAAGAATATTCAGGAGATCCCTCTCAATAATAGCCGGATAAAAGATGCTATTGAACGGTATCTCACTCTGATACGGAAAAAATATGAAGACCGTATAGAGGAATTTATTTTGTATGGATCAGTTGCACGTTCCGAAAATAATGAAAAATCAGATGTTAACCTGCTGACCATTGGAACTGATGATAGTTGTGAAGTAGAGTTTGATATTATTGGACTGAGCTTTGATGTATTCATGGAGACTGGAATAGATATCTCTCCGAAATATCGATCAAGAAAACAATTTGATGAATATTGTTCTTTTTCCTTTCTTCAGAATGTCATTCATGATGGAGTGCGTATTGCCTGA
- a CDS encoding Rpn family recombination-promoting nuclease/putative transposase, with protein sequence MKDSDHQYKRIFSHPRMVADLIRGFLDPDLADGCDFSTLKRCNGSYITDDLREREDDIIWKVTYGERTLILYILIEFQSKPDYAMPVRIMTYMGLLWQDLIRTKVINPIKPLPAIMPIVLYNGKQPWSVPEDIKKTINAPEPLHTFVPSVPYLLIDELRLSVHHLVEVRNLSACLFRLEQSAGPLELIELGFRLNQWMEKDPGLAEMRRDFSLFFENTLMRDQDIPIPNPFVGGTMLAEKVDKWIAAYKAEGKAEGRIEGMAIILERMKKAGMSVAEIAKITGMPEEEIRSLI encoded by the coding sequence ATGAAAGACTCAGATCATCAATACAAGCGAATATTCAGTCATCCCCGGATGGTTGCAGATCTTATACGGGGTTTTTTGGATCCTGACCTTGCTGATGGCTGTGACTTTTCGACTCTGAAACGGTGTAATGGGAGTTATATCACTGATGATCTCAGGGAGCGTGAAGACGATATCATCTGGAAGGTAACATACGGGGAAAGAACCCTCATTCTTTACATCCTCATCGAATTCCAGTCCAAACCAGATTATGCCATGCCAGTTCGGATTATGACATATATGGGTCTTCTCTGGCAGGATCTTATACGGACAAAGGTCATAAACCCGATTAAACCGTTACCGGCAATTATGCCAATAGTCCTTTACAATGGAAAACAACCCTGGAGTGTGCCGGAAGATATCAAAAAGACTATTAACGCGCCTGAACCACTTCACACATTTGTCCCGTCAGTTCCATACCTGCTGATTGATGAACTCAGACTATCTGTGCATCACCTGGTTGAGGTCAGAAATTTATCAGCATGTTTGTTCAGACTTGAACAGTCGGCAGGGCCGTTGGAACTTATAGAACTTGGATTCAGATTAAACCAGTGGATGGAAAAAGATCCTGGACTTGCTGAGATGAGAAGGGATTTCTCGTTATTCTTTGAGAATACCTTAATGAGAGATCAGGATATACCTATACCTAACCCGTTTGTTGGAGGGACCATGTTAGCTGAAAAAGTAGACAAGTGGATTGCAGCATATAAGGCGGAAGGGAAAGCTGAAGGCAGAATTGAAGGAATGGCAATTATTCTGGAGCGGATGAAAAAAGCAGGGATGTCAGTTGCCGAGATCGCAAAGATAACAGGGATGCCAGAGGAAGAGATCAGATCTCTGATATGA
- a CDS encoding Rpn family recombination-promoting nuclease/putative transposase — translation MKDSDHQYKRIFSHPRMVADLIRGFLDPALADGCDFSTLKRCNGSYITDDLREREDDIIWKVTYGERTLILYILIEFQSKPDYAMPVRIMTYMGLLWQDLIRTKVINPIKPLPAIMPIVLYNGKQPWSVPEDIKKTINAPEPLHTFVPSVPYLLIDELRLSVHHLVEVRNLSACLFRLEQSAGPVELIELGFRLNQWMEKDPGLAEMRRDFSLFFENTLMRDQDIPIPNPFVGGTMLAEKVDKWIAAYKAEGRIEGMAIILERMKKAGMSVAEIAKITGMPEEEIRSLI, via the coding sequence ATGAAAGACTCAGATCATCAATACAAGCGAATATTCAGTCATCCCCGGATGGTTGCAGATCTTATACGGGGTTTTTTGGATCCTGCCCTTGCTGATGGCTGTGACTTTTCGACTCTGAAACGGTGTAATGGGAGTTATATCACTGATGATCTCAGGGAGCGTGAAGACGATATCATCTGGAAGGTAACATACGGGGAAAGAACCCTCATTCTTTACATCCTCATCGAATTCCAGTCCAAACCAGATTATGCCATGCCAGTTCGGATTATGACATATATGGGTCTTCTCTGGCAGGATCTTATACGGACAAAGGTCATAAACCCGATTAAACCGTTACCGGCAATTATGCCAATAGTCCTTTACAATGGAAAACAACCCTGGAGTGTGCCGGAAGATATCAAAAAGACTATTAACGCTCCTGAACCACTTCACACATTTGTCCCGTCAGTTCCATACCTGCTGATTGATGAACTCAGACTATCTGTGCATCACCTGGTTGAAGTCAGAAATTTATCAGCATGTTTGTTCAGACTTGAACAGTCGGCAGGGCCGGTGGAACTTATAGAACTTGGATTCAGATTAAACCAGTGGATGGAAAAAGATCCTGGACTTGCTGAGATGAGAAGGGATTTCTCGTTATTCTTTGAGAATACCTTAATGAGAGATCAGGATATACCTATACCTAACCCGTTTGTTGGAGGGACCATGTTAGCTGAAAAAGTAGACAAGTGGATTGCAGCATATAAGGCTGAAGGCAGAATTGAAGGAATGGCAATTATTCTGGAGCGGATGAAAAAAGCAGGGATGTCAGTTGCCGAGATCGCAAAGATAACAGGGATGCCAGAGGAAGAGATCAGATCTCTGATATGA
- a CDS encoding nucleotidyltransferase domain-containing protein, which translates to MPVKPLTDDIHSCMEIIRATPVFGNIRFIILYGSVAEGRDDIHSDIDIAISTDLPDLQAERMRMHILGRVSDTFDIQIFEHLPLFVQVEVFKGEVLYVADEDELYDRALKISREYEFFKPHYLDYIGEREIL; encoded by the coding sequence ATGCCTGTCAAACCGCTCACAGATGACATTCACTCCTGCATGGAGATCATACGAGCAACTCCCGTATTTGGGAACATCCGGTTTATTATCCTCTATGGGTCTGTAGCGGAAGGAAGGGACGACATTCATTCAGATATTGATATTGCCATTTCAACAGATCTTCCAGACCTTCAGGCTGAACGAATGAGAATGCATATCCTCGGAAGAGTATCGGATACATTTGACATTCAAATCTTTGAGCATCTCCCATTATTTGTTCAGGTAGAAGTTTTTAAGGGAGAGGTTCTCTATGTGGCCGACGAAGATGAACTTTATGATAGGGCTCTGAAAATTTCCCGGGAGTATGAGTTTTTTAAACCGCATTATCTGGATTACATCGGGGAGAGAGAAATATTATGA
- a CDS encoding type VII toxin-antitoxin system HepT family RNase toxin has protein sequence MIHTHPIRSEKIRFLLSEIDLSLSIIQDNLPVTDDYDEFINLGLLKDGLYKRLEYILQSIFDICAILNRDLKLGVPMNDDDIIGNLVKSGYLDPEMGELLKDMKGLRNILVHQYGKINDVLVFDVLKTQLNDISAISEHLNRIISTNHS, from the coding sequence ATGATCCATACTCATCCAATCAGATCCGAAAAGATACGTTTTTTATTATCGGAAATTGATCTTTCTCTTTCAATAATCCAAGATAATCTTCCTGTAACGGATGATTATGATGAGTTTATCAATCTTGGACTTTTGAAGGATGGATTATACAAAAGGCTGGAATATATACTTCAAAGCATCTTTGATATTTGTGCAATACTCAATCGGGATCTTAAACTTGGTGTCCCGATGAATGATGATGATATTATTGGGAATCTTGTAAAATCCGGATATCTCGATCCGGAAATGGGTGAATTACTCAAGGATATGAAAGGTCTCAGAAATATTCTTGTTCATCAATATGGGAAGATTAATGATGTGCTTGTCTTTGATGTTTTAAAGACTCAATTAAATGATATCTCTGCAATTAGTGAACATTTAAATCGAATAATCAGCACTAATCACTCATGA